In Aquimarina sp. TRL1, a single window of DNA contains:
- a CDS encoding TonB-dependent receptor produces MRQLIWILFTFCIAKTIQAQESGISIVLENITIKEALEKLEKNTKKGSFSFNNNLKSLQNKIDKTYVNKSLDYILKEILSPAFLSYKYIGETVVIFEVEPPKKYTISGYIKDKDSQELLPGVAIYATSLQKGVITNGYGFYSLTLPEGTHEITYSFLGFKTISRDIVLTSNIQEDFFMEEDITYLNEVVVVSDKKEKEKESRSSQMSEIGLPIKQAQDVPMLLGEKDMLKVFQLMPGVHAGAEGNTGLYVRGGGPDQNLIILDDATVYNVNHVLGLFSVFSGDALKSAKLYKGAFPARYGGRLSSVIDMRMIEGNKKEYHGKIGIGLISSNVTLEGPIKKNKSSFLFSGRRSYIDLIVRPLVKKDDIRPTLSFFDMNMKVNFELGKKDKLYASGYFGRDSFGSEEKDKVFGDDFSEMSWGNATTTLRWNHQFNAKSFANTSLIYSDYSFYIKTERSLEKNTVATMYESNIRDLGIKYDMDIIPSLEHHIRTGVHFTNHEFNPGVLSVDHSSNASTFLGRKYINNELAVYVEDDWKITQRLKANIGARISSFKSGSKIYIKPEPRISFGYRIQKNLAIKASYSSMNQYVHLLTSSGALLPTDLWVPSTEKIRPQSSKQLAIGAIKDFKNNISLSIESYYKKSDNVIGYKEGAGFLGTNSSSVEQFDFNEVVTSGKAWAYGTEFFLQKKFGKFSGWIGYALSWSERQFDDVNFGKKFLAKYDRRHDASVVLSYKPSKKITLGANWIYGSGNNYSLANGGIKTVFNTPINDLYRPNGDDVIGNLGVFSQKNDFRGESTHRLDLGIQFHKQKKGRKRTWEISIYNAYARYNPFGYRIKKNYDSNLYELQRISLLGIIPSFSYKLEF; encoded by the coding sequence ATGCGACAACTTATTTGGATTTTATTCACTTTCTGTATTGCAAAAACAATACAAGCGCAAGAGAGTGGTATTTCAATAGTATTAGAAAATATAACAATAAAAGAAGCATTAGAAAAATTAGAAAAGAATACCAAAAAAGGTTCATTTTCTTTCAATAATAATCTGAAATCGCTTCAAAATAAAATAGATAAAACGTATGTAAATAAAAGTCTAGATTACATATTAAAAGAGATATTATCCCCGGCGTTTCTTTCCTATAAATATATAGGAGAAACAGTCGTGATTTTTGAAGTAGAACCTCCAAAAAAATATACTATTTCAGGATATATTAAAGATAAAGATAGTCAGGAGTTATTACCAGGAGTTGCGATCTACGCAACCTCTTTACAGAAAGGAGTAATAACCAATGGATATGGTTTTTATTCATTGACATTACCAGAGGGGACACATGAAATTACATATTCGTTTTTAGGGTTTAAAACAATCTCCAGAGACATTGTTTTGACATCAAACATACAAGAAGATTTTTTTATGGAAGAAGATATTACATATCTCAATGAAGTAGTGGTAGTCTCTGATAAAAAAGAAAAAGAAAAAGAAAGCAGATCTTCTCAGATGAGTGAAATAGGGTTACCGATAAAACAAGCACAAGATGTTCCCATGTTATTAGGAGAAAAAGATATGCTCAAGGTATTTCAGTTAATGCCGGGAGTACATGCAGGAGCAGAAGGGAATACCGGGCTGTACGTAAGAGGAGGAGGACCAGATCAGAATCTGATTATATTGGATGATGCTACCGTGTATAATGTAAATCACGTTTTGGGGCTGTTTTCAGTATTTAGTGGAGATGCATTAAAAAGTGCAAAATTATACAAAGGTGCCTTTCCAGCCAGATATGGGGGGCGTTTATCATCTGTTATTGATATGAGAATGATAGAAGGGAATAAAAAAGAATATCACGGAAAAATAGGAATAGGATTAATCTCTTCGAATGTTACCTTAGAAGGACCAATTAAGAAAAATAAAAGTTCCTTTTTGTTTTCAGGAAGGAGAAGTTATATCGATTTAATTGTAAGACCTCTTGTTAAAAAAGATGATATACGTCCGACACTTAGTTTTTTTGATATGAACATGAAAGTCAATTTTGAACTGGGTAAAAAAGATAAGTTGTATGCCAGTGGGTATTTTGGACGGGATAGTTTTGGTTCAGAAGAAAAAGATAAAGTTTTTGGAGATGATTTTTCAGAAATGTCATGGGGAAATGCAACTACAACCCTTCGATGGAACCACCAATTCAATGCCAAAAGTTTTGCCAATACCTCTTTAATCTATAGTGATTATTCTTTCTATATTAAAACAGAGAGAAGTTTGGAAAAAAATACTGTCGCAACCATGTATGAATCGAATATAAGGGATTTGGGGATTAAGTATGACATGGATATAATACCATCTCTGGAACATCATATTCGAACAGGAGTACATTTTACAAATCACGAATTTAATCCAGGGGTATTATCAGTAGACCATTCGAGCAATGCTTCGACTTTTCTGGGAAGAAAATATATCAATAATGAGTTGGCAGTTTATGTAGAAGATGACTGGAAAATAACCCAACGATTGAAGGCTAATATCGGAGCGCGGATCAGTAGTTTTAAAAGCGGGAGTAAAATTTATATTAAACCAGAACCACGGATATCATTCGGTTATAGAATACAAAAAAACCTGGCAATAAAAGCCTCTTATTCATCAATGAATCAATATGTGCATTTATTAACCAGTTCCGGAGCTTTATTACCCACAGATTTATGGGTACCATCTACCGAAAAAATCCGACCCCAATCTTCAAAACAACTAGCAATAGGAGCAATAAAAGATTTTAAAAATAATATATCACTTTCAATAGAATCGTATTATAAAAAATCAGACAATGTAATAGGTTATAAGGAAGGAGCTGGTTTTTTGGGAACAAATTCATCAAGTGTAGAACAATTCGATTTTAATGAAGTAGTAACATCGGGAAAAGCATGGGCATACGGAACAGAGTTTTTTTTACAAAAGAAATTTGGAAAGTTTTCTGGGTGGATTGGGTATGCATTATCCTGGTCAGAACGACAATTTGATGACGTTAATTTTGGGAAAAAGTTTTTAGCAAAATACGATAGAAGACATGATGCATCTGTCGTATTGAGTTATAAACCGAGCAAGAAAATAACATTAGGAGCGAATTGGATATATGGATCAGGAAATAACTATAGCTTGGCTAATGGAGGTATTAAAACTGTTTTTAATACTCCGATTAATGATTTGTACAGACCCAATGGAGACGATGTTATCGGTAATCTAGGGGTTTTTAGTCAAAAAAATGATTTTAGAGGAGAGAGTACACATCGATTGGATCTAGGGATTCAGTTTCACAAACAGAAGAAAGGAAGAAAAAGAACTTGGGAGATTAGTATATATAATGCGTATGCCAGATATAACCCTTTTGGGTATCGAATAAAGAAAAATTACGATTCTAATTTGTATGAATTACAGCGTATATCTCTATTGGGGATTATTCCTTCTTTTTCATACAAATTAGAATTTTAA
- a CDS encoding DUF4249 domain-containing protein, with translation MKNIQLFYGVLCIALICSSSCEKEVDLSDRLDIYGEKIVVFGFISPQEDTIKINVSKSFNRADQLGLEDTLLDDLLVKDAKVTIEGNGLRKELSYNPVRKKYMLPGTEFPIKEGQMYTLEVIVDGFQKVTAETTIPSMNTTILEPKFFSGGTNQTENVFFQIGDIPDQENYYIVFATDTYETSDGPSDGTERAISFGINSDMLDNFYSEISDEIYPSPKFLTDKRSPDGIIDFYGKALFTRDEGQKMRIKTYLYTVDKLYYDFHKLLSEYNPNHPFYEPSNFRSNVTNGIGVFSGYQLFEQSNVVVVQ, from the coding sequence ATGAAGAATATACAGTTATTTTATGGGGTACTATGCATAGCGCTAATATGCAGTTCATCCTGTGAAAAAGAAGTAGATTTATCAGATAGATTAGACATATATGGAGAAAAAATAGTAGTGTTTGGTTTTATATCACCTCAAGAAGATACTATAAAGATAAATGTGTCAAAATCATTTAATAGAGCTGATCAGTTAGGATTGGAAGACACCTTACTGGATGATTTATTGGTTAAAGATGCCAAAGTAACCATTGAGGGAAATGGACTGAGAAAAGAGTTATCATATAACCCGGTTCGTAAGAAATATATGTTGCCAGGTACTGAGTTTCCTATAAAAGAAGGGCAGATGTATACCCTGGAAGTTATAGTAGATGGTTTCCAAAAAGTGACAGCAGAGACAACCATCCCTTCTATGAATACTACAATTTTGGAACCTAAGTTTTTTTCTGGGGGAACAAATCAGACAGAAAATGTGTTTTTTCAGATCGGGGATATACCAGATCAAGAGAACTATTATATTGTGTTTGCTACAGATACTTACGAAACTTCGGATGGACCTTCAGATGGTACAGAAAGGGCGATATCTTTTGGGATTAATAGTGATATGCTTGATAATTTTTATTCAGAGATATCTGATGAAATTTATCCGTCGCCTAAATTTCTAACCGATAAAAGATCTCCTGATGGAATTATCGATTTCTATGGAAAGGCCTTGTTTACTAGAGATGAAGGACAGAAGATGAGAATTAAAACATATCTATACACCGTCGATAAACTGTATTATGATTTCCATAAATTGTTGTCAGAATACAATCCTAATCACCCATTCTATGAACCCTCCAATTTTAGAAGTAATGTTACTAATGGAATTGGCGTGTTTAGCGGATATCAATTATTCGAACAATCCAATGTTGTAGTCGTCCAATAA
- a CDS encoding outer membrane beta-barrel protein yields the protein MKTIKVITFLVVAISSYTTYAQESKKHEVKIGLGLPSSSLIFKNSIKSADLGKDFRISQGFNKLESDFKSGTGTLYLAYNHSISERFQLGLFVSYEQIKDDIVERQLVSDRKNLLGKREQEHGTIAIEANYKYLNKDWFKLYSGLGLGFTNVKEDFRSSANSSAVSYKKNENLINFHVTALGVRFGKRLGVSLEAGYGYKGIGNVGISYQF from the coding sequence ATGAAAACAATTAAAGTAATTACATTTTTAGTAGTGGCAATCAGTAGTTATACTACTTATGCTCAGGAGAGTAAAAAACATGAAGTGAAAATTGGTTTGGGACTACCTTCATCAAGTTTAATTTTTAAAAACAGTATCAAGAGTGCAGATTTGGGAAAAGATTTTCGTATAAGCCAGGGATTTAATAAGCTAGAAAGTGATTTTAAATCCGGAACAGGAACATTATATCTGGCATACAATCATTCCATATCAGAAAGGTTTCAATTAGGTCTTTTTGTATCGTATGAACAAATTAAAGATGATATTGTTGAGAGACAATTAGTTTCTGACCGAAAAAACCTTTTGGGAAAAAGAGAGCAGGAGCATGGAACAATAGCTATTGAAGCTAATTATAAATACCTAAATAAAGATTGGTTCAAGTTGTATTCAGGTTTAGGACTTGGTTTCACAAATGTCAAAGAAGATTTTAGATCATCAGCGAATAGTAGTGCTGTTTCTTATAAAAAGAATGAAAACCTGATTAACTTTCATGTTACTGCATTGGGAGTGCGATTCGGAAAGCGTCTGGGCGTATCATTAGAAGCAGGATATGGATATAAAGGAATTGGAAATGTGGGAATTTCATATCAATTCTAA
- a CDS encoding PDZ domain-containing protein produces MKNTLATISIGMLLVGCGATKQITDGATTTPIATSIDLTKVVEDKVPVTVNPGRFTQDTVTYLLPRVVQGTYAVSDFGRFVDDFKALDYDGNELSVEKKDANSWRIVNAKELDKITYKVNDTYDIENKEEEIPFSPSGTNIEPDNFVLNLHGFIGYFDVLKNAQYSLDVSAASSMKRTSALQKVSSVQNEAKTVTTDKYAANRYFDITDNPMFYGNLDVEEFQVGDIKIVLSVYSPNKVHTAAGIKETVYKMMQAQKTYLGDINSTPRYDIYLYLAPATETAPTGFGALEHHTSTVVVLPEQMPADALAQSMIDVVSHEFFHIVTPLSVHSEDVHYFDYDQPTFSKHLWMYEGVTEYFASIFQVDQDLVSEKEFYKKITEKIETSKTMDDSMSFTVMSENILEDPYAPNYYNVYQKGALIGMCIDILMREESNGTRGILSLMKELSLKYGKNKPFEDDKIIDEITEMTYPSVGEFLKTHVVGTTPIDYQKFFDKVGLGKKEEKVETNYIMNNGALILAGNQEKRTIYFNELVKNNSFWADNGVLPNDEIVSLNGKEVTIMNAQDVLGATMQWKEGDPVTLKLNRAGKEVVIDTKVAKSYTVGKILGTLENATEQQQSLRKSWLKG; encoded by the coding sequence ATGAAAAATACACTAGCCACAATTTCGATAGGAATGTTACTTGTTGGATGTGGAGCGACTAAACAAATTACAGATGGTGCAACAACTACACCAATAGCTACCTCTATAGACTTGACAAAAGTAGTAGAGGATAAAGTTCCGGTAACCGTAAACCCTGGTAGGTTTACACAGGACACCGTAACATACTTATTGCCACGTGTCGTACAGGGAACATATGCTGTAAGTGATTTTGGGCGATTTGTAGACGATTTTAAAGCATTGGATTATGACGGGAATGAGTTATCTGTAGAAAAAAAGGATGCGAATTCCTGGAGGATTGTCAATGCCAAAGAATTAGATAAAATTACCTATAAGGTTAATGATACGTATGATATAGAAAATAAAGAAGAAGAAATTCCTTTTTCTCCATCAGGAACAAACATAGAACCAGATAACTTCGTACTAAACCTTCACGGATTTATTGGGTATTTTGATGTGTTAAAAAATGCACAGTATTCATTAGATGTATCAGCAGCTAGTTCTATGAAGAGAACTTCTGCATTACAAAAAGTAAGTTCTGTACAAAACGAAGCAAAAACAGTTACTACTGATAAGTATGCAGCAAACCGTTATTTCGATATAACCGATAATCCGATGTTTTATGGAAATCTGGATGTAGAAGAATTTCAGGTAGGAGATATCAAAATTGTATTGAGTGTGTATTCTCCTAATAAAGTACATACTGCAGCAGGGATAAAAGAGACTGTATACAAGATGATGCAGGCGCAGAAGACATATTTAGGAGATATTAATAGTACTCCGAGATACGATATCTATTTATACTTGGCTCCAGCAACAGAAACAGCACCAACAGGGTTTGGAGCCTTAGAGCACCATACCTCTACAGTAGTAGTATTACCAGAACAAATGCCTGCGGATGCTTTAGCGCAATCAATGATTGATGTAGTCTCTCATGAATTCTTTCATATTGTAACTCCTCTAAGTGTACATTCAGAAGATGTTCATTATTTTGATTATGACCAACCGACTTTTTCTAAACATCTTTGGATGTATGAAGGAGTAACTGAATATTTTGCAAGTATTTTTCAGGTAGATCAGGATTTAGTGTCAGAAAAAGAATTCTATAAAAAGATCACTGAAAAAATTGAAACTTCAAAAACGATGGATGATTCCATGAGTTTTACAGTGATGAGTGAAAATATTCTGGAAGACCCTTATGCTCCGAACTATTATAATGTATATCAAAAAGGAGCACTGATAGGAATGTGTATTGATATCCTTATGCGAGAAGAAAGTAATGGTACCAGAGGAATATTATCATTAATGAAAGAGTTATCATTGAAATATGGAAAAAACAAACCTTTTGAAGATGATAAAATTATTGATGAAATTACAGAAATGACATATCCTTCTGTTGGAGAATTTCTAAAAACTCATGTAGTAGGAACAACCCCTATTGATTATCAAAAATTCTTTGATAAAGTAGGATTGGGAAAGAAAGAAGAAAAAGTCGAAACCAATTATATTATGAATAACGGGGCATTAATTCTGGCAGGTAATCAGGAGAAACGAACCATTTACTTTAATGAATTGGTTAAAAATAATAGCTTCTGGGCTGATAATGGAGTTTTACCTAATGATGAGATCGTTTCATTGAATGGGAAAGAAGTAACCATTATGAATGCGCAAGATGTATTAGGAGCAACAATGCAGTGGAAGGAAGGAGACCCGGTTACTCTAAAACTAAATAGAGCAGGTAAAGAAGTAGTGATAGATACCAAAGTTGCCAAGTCTTATACCGTTGGTAAAATACTAGGTACTTTAGAAAACGCGACAGAACAACAACAATCTCTTAGAAAATCTTGGTTAAAAGGATAA
- a CDS encoding multidrug resistance efflux transporter family protein, which yields MKFRKLIPIFLGILSALFFAVTFVLNRFMSVSGGHWIWSASFRFFWMLPLLLIVVGSQQKIKPLIREILKKPSKWMIWSTIGFGVFYLPLTFAASYAPSWLIACTWQITIVAGLILDTLSKGTFYHKNKQKKGYLFSGIILTGVFLTQIGQLEQISGSLLLISVLPVILAAFAYPLGNRKMMELTNGKLSGLQRTLGMTIASMPFWFVITIVGIFTAPQPTIVEVSQTFIVAIASGVIATTLFFMATDKVRTNKNRLAAVEATQATEVVFAFLGEVILLQIHMPDEYAIIGMLLICIGMVLHSIMS from the coding sequence ATGAAGTTTAGAAAATTAATCCCAATTTTTTTAGGGATATTATCAGCATTGTTCTTTGCAGTCACTTTTGTTTTGAATCGTTTTATGTCTGTATCTGGCGGTCACTGGATATGGAGTGCTTCTTTTCGTTTTTTCTGGATGTTGCCATTATTACTAATTGTAGTAGGAAGCCAACAAAAAATAAAACCATTGATAAGAGAGATCTTAAAAAAACCAAGTAAATGGATGATCTGGAGTACTATTGGTTTTGGGGTATTCTATCTACCACTTACTTTTGCAGCTTCATATGCTCCCTCCTGGTTAATTGCTTGTACCTGGCAGATAACCATTGTTGCAGGACTTATATTAGATACCTTATCCAAAGGGACCTTTTATCATAAAAATAAACAGAAAAAAGGATATCTTTTTTCAGGGATCATATTGACAGGTGTTTTCTTAACTCAAATTGGGCAACTAGAACAAATATCAGGATCCCTTTTGCTTATAAGTGTACTACCGGTGATTCTAGCTGCTTTTGCTTACCCGTTAGGGAATAGAAAAATGATGGAATTAACGAATGGGAAATTGAGTGGATTGCAACGTACTTTAGGAATGACCATAGCAAGTATGCCATTTTGGTTTGTGATAACCATTGTTGGAATTTTCACGGCACCTCAACCCACCATAGTAGAAGTATCTCAAACTTTTATTGTTGCTATAGCATCGGGAGTAATAGCAACTACCTTATTTTTTATGGCTACAGATAAGGTTAGAACAAATAAAAATAGGCTAGCAGCGGTAGAAGCAACTCAAGCAACAGAAGTTGTATTCGCATTTTTAGGAGAGGTAATTCTCTTACAAATACACATGCCCGATGAATATGCAATTATTGGTATGCTACTGATTTGTATAGGAATGGTTTTGCATAGTATTATGTCTTAA
- the hmpA gene encoding NO-inducible flavohemoprotein produces MASTKTIEIVKATAPVLEVHGETITKVFYKRLFNQHPELKNIFNMSHQKQGTQPKVLANAIFQYARHIDQLDLLKGAVESIAQKHSSLSIRPEMYPIVGENLLVAIKEVLGDAATPEIMNAWEEAYGDLAAIFINREEQLYNEKEKSLHGFRGQKEFIVFKKVAESNVITSFYLKRIDGTPVPSFIPGQYVGITLEIPGTSHKHTRNYSLSDAPQKDYLRISVKKEKGDPDGIVSNYLHNNIETGDTLSVGMPSGEFVVRDSNAPVVLLAGGVGITPLLSMYKALVKNPHRRVIFIQCVLHSGTHAFKQEIATLAHPDVSSVHIYSAPLTTDTLGETHDFEGFLSKEILKTVGITAESDFYCCGPAPFMANALHLLDELEIPTSQIHYEFFGPAEELELV; encoded by the coding sequence ATGGCAAGTACAAAAACAATCGAAATCGTAAAAGCCACCGCTCCAGTACTGGAAGTACATGGAGAGACCATTACAAAAGTCTTCTATAAAAGACTCTTTAACCAGCATCCTGAGCTCAAAAATATTTTTAATATGAGTCATCAAAAACAGGGAACGCAACCAAAGGTCTTAGCAAATGCCATTTTTCAGTATGCACGTCATATTGACCAATTAGATCTATTAAAAGGAGCTGTAGAGTCCATTGCTCAAAAACATAGCAGCTTATCAATACGCCCGGAGATGTATCCTATCGTAGGAGAAAACCTATTGGTAGCAATAAAAGAAGTATTAGGCGATGCTGCAACTCCTGAAATCATGAATGCTTGGGAAGAAGCTTATGGGGATCTGGCAGCTATTTTTATAAATAGAGAGGAACAACTCTATAATGAAAAGGAAAAATCCCTTCATGGATTCAGAGGGCAAAAAGAATTCATCGTTTTTAAAAAAGTAGCAGAAAGTAATGTCATTACCTCTTTTTACCTAAAGCGAATTGACGGTACTCCTGTTCCTAGCTTTATTCCCGGACAATATGTAGGTATTACACTGGAAATTCCCGGTACCTCTCATAAACACACCCGTAATTATAGTTTATCAGATGCTCCGCAAAAAGACTATTTACGCATCAGTGTCAAAAAGGAGAAAGGAGACCCTGATGGGATTGTTTCTAATTATTTACATAATAATATAGAAACTGGTGATACCTTATCTGTAGGTATGCCATCAGGAGAGTTTGTAGTAAGAGATTCTAATGCTCCTGTTGTCTTATTAGCAGGAGGTGTCGGAATCACTCCTCTATTAAGTATGTACAAAGCTTTGGTTAAAAATCCACATAGAAGGGTGATTTTTATTCAATGTGTATTACATAGCGGTACTCATGCTTTTAAACAAGAAATAGCAACCCTAGCACATCCTGATGTTTCATCTGTTCATATATATAGTGCTCCTCTGACAACTGACACATTAGGCGAAACTCACGATTTTGAAGGGTTTCTGAGCAAGGAAATTCTCAAAACGGTTGGTATTACTGCAGAAAGCGACTTCTACTGCTGTGGTCCTGCTCCTTTTATGGCTAATGCATTACACCTATTAGATGAATTGGAGATTCCCACATCTCAAATTCATTATGAGTTTTTTGGTCCCGCAGAAGAACTGGAATTGGTTTAA
- a CDS encoding HPP family protein has protein sequence MPEILLSFILVASCFSCIYLVHAIFFATIKEDAILAAFGASAVLSFGSQTTSYGTKDAFFGAVIGAIVGVSITYLEIPATVGSILSISICIAIMQASQIIYPPGGAISLIPIMANQQLQELGFLFVLSPVCTGICVLLLFSKLKNLINKTSWQVQKQSKS, from the coding sequence ATGCCTGAAATACTTTTATCATTTATACTGGTAGCTAGTTGCTTCTCCTGTATATATCTGGTTCATGCTATCTTTTTTGCTACAATAAAGGAAGATGCCATTCTTGCGGCATTTGGAGCTTCTGCCGTGTTATCTTTTGGAAGTCAAACCACTTCCTATGGTACCAAAGACGCCTTTTTTGGTGCAGTTATCGGAGCTATTGTAGGTGTTAGCATTACCTATCTGGAAATTCCCGCTACTGTAGGCAGTATTCTCTCTATAAGCATCTGCATTGCAATAATGCAGGCAAGTCAAATTATCTATCCTCCCGGAGGAGCAATATCTTTAATCCCGATTATGGCAAATCAGCAGCTACAAGAACTCGGGTTTTTATTTGTCTTATCTCCTGTTTGTACAGGAATCTGTGTACTACTATTATTTTCTAAACTTAAAAACCTCATAAATAAAACCTCATGGCAAGTACAAAAACAATCGAAATCGTAA